CTAAGCGCAAGGTATTATCAATCACCTGCGGAATATCAGCAAATAGTTGTTCCATCTGCGCTTGGGTTTTCAGGTACTGGGCATCGGAATAAGTTTGCGGACGATTTTGGTCAGCAAGGACATAAGAGCCAGCAATACAAACCCGCGCTTCATGAGCATCAAAATCATCTTGTTCTAAAAATCGCACGTCATTGTGGGCAATGATAGGAATATGATGCTTAGCACCTGAATGAATAGCAGCTTTAATAAAGGCATCTTCGCCAGTACGATTGGTGCGTTTAATCGCAAAATATAAGCGATCAGCAAACTGCGCTTGCCATTCTGTCAGTAGCTCATCGGCTTTTTCTGGCATTGAGCCAATCAATGCTTGCCCAACGTCTGACTTTTCAGTGAATAAGACAATGACACCTGCCGCATGCGCTAAAATATGGCTGCGTTTAATAACAGGAGTACCGTGATTAACAGGATCAGCACGTCCTTCGGTAAAGCCAAGCGATACGATACGAGTGATGTTTTGATAGCCTTCGTTGTTCATCGCCAATAAAGTTAAGCGCGTGTCTTCATTCTCCATGATGACTTCGCTGCCGATAATGGGCTTGATACCTGCACCTAAGCAGGCACGATAGAATTTCACCGTTGCATACAGGTTGGATAGATCCGTCAAGGCAAGGGCGCTTTGATTGTCTGCCGCCGCCGCTTTAACCAACGGCTTAATACGCACGATAGAATCGGTAATGGAATATTCGCTGTGGATGCCAAGGTGTACAAATGCCATAGAAGACTCTTACGGATGCAAACAAAAGGAAATGGTACGAGTTAGTGTCAGAGATAAATTAAGAAAGACCGCTAGTGATTTATTATATAAAACTTATTATATCAATATCTTATAATGTATTTTTAATAACTTAGTATGCAGATAACTTTGCTATATAAGCTTTGTCTTAGCCGCTAATAATAGCATTGTTTGCTACATACAGCCACTCATTCGGAGTTATCAAATAGCATAGTGTGTTATTGATAATGGGCCTAATAATAGAAAAAAGCCTTCTACATCATTATGATATAGGAGGCTTATATGGGGGAAAATTACGATTATTTAGCTAGAATTTAACGCTTATGATGTCTATCACTATATTCTATCCAAAAGTCTGCATTTTCAACGCCTGCTTTTCTAGGGTCAAAGACAGGGTCAAGTCCCAGCTTCATTTGCTCATCGTAGTCTTTTAACACTTTTAGCGCCGTTTTACTGAGTAATACGATAGCGATGAAGTTAAGGTAACACATGCTGCCAAAACCAATATCACCTAGCGCCCACATCACGCCAACAGACTGCATGCTACCGGTAAAGCAAACTATTAAGAATAATATTTTTAATAATGGTTTTAAAACAGGGTAGCGCAATTTATTGTCTAAGTATACTAGCGTGGTCTCAGCAATATAGTAATAAGCAATCAAGCAAGTAAAGGCAAACAAGAAGATGGCGATAGCGACAAAGCCACTTCCATATTGGCTAAACACTGTCGATACAGCTGCTTGGGTAAATGCGGTTCCAGCTTCAATGCCTGGCATGTTTTCGACTAGTACCAAGCCTTCTGCTGGAATGACGTTATACATACCAGTAGATAAAATCATCAATGCAGTAGCGGTACAGACAACAACCGTATCGATATAGATAGAAAAACTCTGTACTAAGCCTTGCTTGGCAGGATGAGAAACCTCTGCAGCTGCTGAGCTGAAAGTTGCTTCGCCTGCACCAGCAACGTTAGAGAATACCGCACGGCGGACACCCCAAGATATGGCTAGACCGACGATACCGCCAAATACAGCATCCATACCAAACGCGCTTTTGAAAATCAAGGCGAACATAGCAGGTAGGTTTGAGGCATTAAAGGCTAAGACGATAACCATCATCAAAACATAGCCGATCGCCATAATAGGCACGACCTTGCCAGCGAAGCTTGCAATACGTTTTATGCCACCAAATATGATAAATGCTAACAGCGCAACGATAATGAAACCAGTTGCAACAGGTGGGATGTTAAAAGCGGTATTAAAAGAATCAGCGATGGTGTTGGCCTGTACGCCAGGCACCAAAACACCATAAGAAAGACAAGTCACCGTAGCTACTAAAATAGCAAAGGGTTTCATCTTTAGGCCACGCTCGATATAAAAGGGTGAGCCGCCACGATACTGGTCATCAACGGTATGCTTATATACCTGTGCAAGTGTTGACTCGATAAAGGCACTGGCACCGCCAAGCAGACCCATAACTATCATCCAAAATACTGCGCCAGGTCCACCAGCTGCGATTGCGGTGGCAACCCCTGCAATGTTACCGACGCCGATTCGGCCTGATAAGGCCATACTAAAGGCTTGGAATGAGCTAATACCTTGGGTTGAGGTTTGCTTGTCAAACAACAGCCTAACCATCTCTTTAAGATAGCGAAACTGTACGCCGCGGGTCATCACGGTAAAATAAATGCCGACACCGAGTGCCAAATAAACTAACGCATCGCTCCATATATAGCCGACGATGGTATTAATAATCGCTTCCATGGCCTTACTTCCCTGTAAGTATGTGACTAAAGGCTTAAATCATTTAAGCTGTTGTTTTAATTGATGACTGTACTGACTGAATACGTTTGTTAATTAACCAGCCAAATGGTTTTGGTCTGTGCGTATTGTGCTAAGGCTTCTAAACCATTGTCACGACCGCCAAACCCTGATTGCTTATAACCGCCAAATGGCGTGGTGATATCACCTTCTGAAAAGCCATTAATAGAGACCGTGCCTGCTTTGATAGACGATGCCACACGATAAGCGCGCTTGATGTTCTGTGTATAAAAAGACGCCGCAAGTCCATAATTGGTTTCATTGGCTAATTTGATGGCTTCTTCTTCCGTCTCAAAACTGGTGACGGCAAGTAGAGGGCCAAAGACTTCTTCTTTGAATAAAGTCATGTCAGCGCTGACATGATCAAAAATAGTCGGCTCGATATACCAGCCACTGCCTAAATCTTCACGAATGTTGCCACCTGCAACGATCGTTGCACCTTCCTCTTTTGCGGTCTTAAGATAATGACAAACCTTGTCAAAATGCGCTTTTTCAATCATAGGACCAATGGCGGTATCAGGGTCGTAAGGTGAGCCGACCTTCCAACCTTTCAGACCATTTTTTAGTTGCTCAAGTAACGCTTGTTTTTGACTGCTGTGAACTAATAAGCGTGAGCCGCAGCTACAGTTTTCACTCATATTCCAAAACGCGGCTGATAAGATATCGTTAATCGCAGCGTCATCGAGTACGGCATCATCAAAGACGATTTGTGGGCTTTTACCACCGCATTCTAAGACGATTTCTTTTAGATTGCTTTGTGCCGAATACTGTAAGAACAAACGTCCAACCTCAGTCGAGCCAGTGAATGACACCATATCGACATCCATATGCTGACCGAGTGCGGCACCGACATTTTCACCAAGGCCACAGACCATTTGCAGCGCTTCTCTGGGCACGCCAGCTTCATAGGCAAGCTCAGTTAAACGATAGGCAGATAAAGAGGTCAGCTCAGCAGGTTTAACAATAACGGAGTTGCCCATAGCAAGAGCAGGGGCGACTTTCCAAGCGTACATTTGGGCTGGAAAGTTCCAAGGTAATACTGCACCCACGACACCAATGGGCTCTTGCACGATAAGTCCTAAAGCTGCGCTACCTGTCGGCGCGACTTTGCCAAATACCTTATCAGCGGCCTCGGCATACCATTCAAAAGTCTCGATAGTTGCTGGGATATCGGTATTTAAGCATTCAGTAATCGGCTTACCCGCATCCACACAATCTAATGCTGCCAGCTCCTCGACGTGCTCATGCATGAGTGCACACCAGCGCTGCATAATAGCCTTGCGCTCAGCAGGAGCCAGACGACGCCATTCACCGTTTTCAAAAGCATCGCGAGCGACTTGCACGGCAGTATCGACATCATCGCTATTACCTGAGGCAATCTGACCGATAATACTGTTATCAATCGGCGTGTAATTGTCCAAAGTCGCTTCTGATAAATGGTCAGCCGCTATTAAGTGACCAGCCCATAGTTGCTGCTGCTTTGCTTTCTCAAATATTTGCTCTTTAGTGGCTTGTTGTTTAGTGCTCATTTTTCTAATCCTTATCTGCTAAGTTTGATGCCATTGATTCGAGATTTGAATACGGCATCAAATTTAGCATTGGTTATCCTTAACATTGTTTTTACTAAGCTGAGCTGAGTGCTATTTAGCCAATAATGCTAAAAACTCTGCTTTTTCGTCTGCTGGCATATCAGTTAATGGCACACGCACTGAGCCAACATCCATGCTGCCTTTTAAGCAGCCCGCTTTGGCTTTCTGGTTGTAGTTGCCAGATTCCATAGAATGAATAGCAGGATAAATCTCGCTCATAATTTGCTTGGCTTTATCCCAGTCCCCTTGCTGAGTGGCATTAAATAATGAAACTTGCTCTGCTGGGAAAACGTTGGCTGCGCCTGCAATCCAGCTTTTTGCACCCCAAAAGAAGAAATCAACCGGCTGATCATCACAGCCACAAACCACCTCAAAGTCATCAAAATTAGCTTGCAGCATGCGTAGCGCATGACTAAAGTCGCCGCTGCTTTCTTTTACGCCGACGATGTTAGGGTGCTTAGCTAGATGAGCGACGGTGTCAAATTCAATGGCAACGCCAACACGAGCAGGGAAGTTGTACATAATAATCGGCAGCTCACTAGCATCCGCGACTTTTTCGAAGTGAGCGATGATGCCATCTTGCTCAGGTAAGCTATAAGGGGTGGCAGACAGCATCAGGCCGTCATAACCTAAGGCTTTGGCTTGTGCGGCAAGCTCAATAGAGTGGTCAGTCGATAAGCTGTTGATACCAGCAATCAGAGTGACTTTATTCTCAGCGCCTTTATTTTTTGCGGCTTCAGCGATAGTGGTTAATACCAGCTCGCGCTCCGCTGCCGAAAACGTATAGTATTCCCCTGTGGTACCGCAAGCGACGATACCGGCTACGCCTTTGTCGATAAAGGCTTCGACCAGTGTCGTTAATTTTTGCGCATCAACGTCGCCGTTATTGTCAAAAGGGGTGACGATTGGGACTAAAATTCCATTTATGTTCATGAGACTATCCTTATTGGGGTTGATATTGTTGGTGATTTAACGGGTGATGATTCAATGCTGAATCGGTTGGTTTTTGCTTAGTTCATAAACGTTTAATAAGATGCTTATTTAAAGCGGGCAAGTTGATACGGTTTTGGATCGATAGTGTGGTCTTCATCAAAATAGTAGTTGGCAATCATTTGCGCACTAACGACAGCTTGCGTTAAGCCTAAATGCTGATGACCAAAGCTTAAAAATACGCGCTCGATTTTGTCGATGACTGGCAAAGAGTCTGCAGTTGATGGTCGAAACCCCATCCATGACACGCTATCGCTAGCATCTAACGGCGCTTTTAATATAGGCTGCGCTTGTTGTAATAGCATATGTGCACGCTGCATATTGGCAGGCGCGTCCAGTCCTGCGTACTCCACCGTACCCGCCAAACGTAGGCCGTCTTGCATCGGTGTCATAATAAAACGGCGATCCATGCTTGATACCGGTATCTGTAAGCGCGTACTTTCATGCGGTAGCATTAAGTGATAACCGCGTTCGGTATCTAGCGGTACATTCACGCCTGTTAGCTGCTTGGCCAATGCCTTAGAGTGGGCGCCTGCTGCTAGCATCACTTTAGACGCTGTCATATCACCTTGACTGGTTGTTAGATGAATGCCATCTGTATCATTGGTCGCTGCAAGGACATGGCAATGTTCAATGACATGACCGCCTAATTGTCTAAAGATATGGTGAAGCTGATTAATGACGGCTTTTAAATTGGTGATATGTCCTGTATTTGGGAAAAATAACGCCGCTAACTGGTTATCTTGTAAAGCAGGTTCACGCTCTAATAGCGCTTCTCTGGTCAATAGCTCATTAGCCACACCAATATCGTTAAGTCGACTGCCATGTGTTATGAGAAAATCGACGCTACTTGTCTTTTCGACCGTCAATAATGAACCTTTTACTTGCACCCATTCTTCCAATTGCCATTGATTGGCAAAACCTTGCCAGGCTTGCAGGCTATTTTTATTTAAGCTTAACAACGCTTGATGAATCCGCTCAAATGGCTCAGGGCGCATATTCATTAGCAACTGCATTGCCCAAGGCATCAAACGCGGCAGATAGCGCCAGTCTATGCGTAGCGGTCCAGTCGGATTCAATAGCATGGCGGGTACATGACGGAGCATGCTCGCATCAGCAATGGGGAATACTTGCTCGGTAGCGATATGACCAGCGTTACCTAATGATGCGCCTTGACCCACTTCATTGGCGTCTAGCAGTGCGACCTTGACGCCTCGTGCTTGCAACGTCACTGCCGTTGCTAGGCCGATAATACCGCCGCCAATAATATGTAAGTCGAAGTTTGAGATCGTCATGGTTTTTCTCGATTACGTTCGGTCGATGAAGTAGTTTTAAGAGTGTTCATGCGTTTATCAATAAACCTGTCATTGCATAAATAATGCTGCGATTTTATTAAGATGGGATTCCCCATTTAAAGGGATCGTCTTCTTGCATAATGAGCGTGGTTTCAGCACAAACATAAGCATGACCACAAATCGTTGGGATGATGGTCTGTTCAGGATAAGCTGCACCAGCTGGATTTTTGAGCGTAGTATTAAGCTCAGATGCATACTGATAACTGCCAGTAAATACGCTGCCGACGACGCCTTGTTGCTGCCATAATTGTTCAGGAGCCAGTTTATTGTCAGCCGCTAGGCAAGCAAGTTTGGCACTTGTGCCGGTACCACAAGGGGAGCGATCGTAGGCTGAACCTGGGCACAAAACAAAGTTTTTACTATCTACTTGTGTATCATCGCTATCGGCAAATAACTCAATATGGTCAATCTCGCTACTGTTTTCGCCAGTGATGTTGGCGGCGACCAGTGCTTGCTTAATTTGCATGGTTACTTGAGTAAGCTGTTTAACATTGCTGGCTTGAATGTCTTGTCCATGCTCACTAACTAAAAAGAACCAGTTGCCACCCCAAGCGATATCACCGCGAATAAGCCCTAACTCAGGAACGTGAACTTCGACTTGTTTTTTATAACGATAAGAAGGGACGTTTTGTACACTGCAACTGCCATCATCATGTAGGGTTGCTTTAACCAGACCTACGGGAGTCTCAAGCCAATGTACGCCTGCTGATATTTTTTGTTGATAAGCTAAAGAGACGATGACGCCAATCGTGCCATGACCGCACATGCCCAGATAACCAGCGTTATTAAAAAATATAACGCCCGCTGTGGCTTTAGGATGGCTTGCGGGAAGAAGTAGCGCGCCAACAAGGACATCATTGCCGCGGGGCTCTAAAATGATACTTTGACGTAGGTGATCGAAGTTTTGTTTGAAGGATTGTAGTTTGTCTTGAATAGTATCGCCGACGAGGTCAGGAAAGCCGTCATAGACCATACGAGTAGGCTCACCGCCCGTATGTGAGTCAATAATTTTGAA
The window above is part of the Psychrobacter cryohalolentis K5 genome. Proteins encoded here:
- the dapA gene encoding 4-hydroxy-tetrahydrodipicolinate synthase; amino-acid sequence: MNINGILVPIVTPFDNNGDVDAQKLTTLVEAFIDKGVAGIVACGTTGEYYTFSAAERELVLTTIAEAAKNKGAENKVTLIAGINSLSTDHSIELAAQAKALGYDGLMLSATPYSLPEQDGIIAHFEKVADASELPIIMYNFPARVGVAIEFDTVAHLAKHPNIVGVKESSGDFSHALRMLQANFDDFEVVCGCDDQPVDFFFWGAKSWIAGAANVFPAEQVSLFNATQQGDWDKAKQIMSEIYPAIHSMESGNYNQKAKAGCLKGSMDVGSVRVPLTDMPADEKAEFLALLAK
- a CDS encoding aldehyde dehydrogenase, which encodes MSTKQQATKEQIFEKAKQQQLWAGHLIAADHLSEATLDNYTPIDNSIIGQIASGNSDDVDTAVQVARDAFENGEWRRLAPAERKAIMQRWCALMHEHVEELAALDCVDAGKPITECLNTDIPATIETFEWYAEAADKVFGKVAPTGSAALGLIVQEPIGVVGAVLPWNFPAQMYAWKVAPALAMGNSVIVKPAELTSLSAYRLTELAYEAGVPREALQMVCGLGENVGAALGQHMDVDMVSFTGSTEVGRLFLQYSAQSNLKEIVLECGGKSPQIVFDDAVLDDAAINDILSAAFWNMSENCSCGSRLLVHSSQKQALLEQLKNGLKGWKVGSPYDPDTAIGPMIEKAHFDKVCHYLKTAKEEGATIVAGGNIREDLGSGWYIEPTIFDHVSADMTLFKEEVFGPLLAVTSFETEEEAIKLANETNYGLAASFYTQNIKRAYRVASSIKAGTVSINGFSEGDITTPFGGYKQSGFGGRDNGLEALAQYAQTKTIWLVN
- a CDS encoding proline racemase family protein, which produces MASSLFNFKIIDSHTGGEPTRMVYDGFPDLVGDTIQDKLQSFKQNFDHLRQSIILEPRGNDVLVGALLLPASHPKATAGVIFFNNAGYLGMCGHGTIGVIVSLAYQQKISAGVHWLETPVGLVKATLHDDGSCSVQNVPSYRYKKQVEVHVPELGLIRGDIAWGGNWFFLVSEHGQDIQASNVKQLTQVTMQIKQALVAANITGENSSEIDHIELFADSDDTQVDSKNFVLCPGSAYDRSPCGTGTSAKLACLAADNKLAPEQLWQQQGVVGSVFTGSYQYASELNTTLKNPAGAAYPEQTIIPTICGHAYVCAETTLIMQEDDPFKWGIPS
- a CDS encoding alanine/glycine:cation symporter family protein encodes the protein MEAIINTIVGYIWSDALVYLALGVGIYFTVMTRGVQFRYLKEMVRLLFDKQTSTQGISSFQAFSMALSGRIGVGNIAGVATAIAAGGPGAVFWMIVMGLLGGASAFIESTLAQVYKHTVDDQYRGGSPFYIERGLKMKPFAILVATVTCLSYGVLVPGVQANTIADSFNTAFNIPPVATGFIIVALLAFIIFGGIKRIASFAGKVVPIMAIGYVLMMVIVLAFNASNLPAMFALIFKSAFGMDAVFGGIVGLAISWGVRRAVFSNVAGAGEATFSSAAAEVSHPAKQGLVQSFSIYIDTVVVCTATALMILSTGMYNVIPAEGLVLVENMPGIEAGTAFTQAAVSTVFSQYGSGFVAIAIFLFAFTCLIAYYYIAETTLVYLDNKLRYPVLKPLLKILFLIVCFTGSMQSVGVMWALGDIGFGSMCYLNFIAIVLLSKTALKVLKDYDEQMKLGLDPVFDPRKAGVENADFWIEYSDRHHKR
- a CDS encoding NAD(P)/FAD-dependent oxidoreductase, coding for MTISNFDLHIIGGGIIGLATAVTLQARGVKVALLDANEVGQGASLGNAGHIATEQVFPIADASMLRHVPAMLLNPTGPLRIDWRYLPRLMPWAMQLLMNMRPEPFERIHQALLSLNKNSLQAWQGFANQWQLEEWVQVKGSLLTVEKTSSVDFLITHGSRLNDIGVANELLTREALLEREPALQDNQLAALFFPNTGHITNLKAVINQLHHIFRQLGGHVIEHCHVLAATNDTDGIHLTTSQGDMTASKVMLAAGAHSKALAKQLTGVNVPLDTERGYHLMLPHESTRLQIPVSSMDRRFIMTPMQDGLRLAGTVEYAGLDAPANMQRAHMLLQQAQPILKAPLDASDSVSWMGFRPSTADSLPVIDKIERVFLSFGHQHLGLTQAVVSAQMIANYYFDEDHTIDPKPYQLARFK